From the genome of Amycolatopsis sp. NBC_01488, one region includes:
- a CDS encoding RecB family exonuclease, producing the protein MGFDFGVAQPVRLTKVSPARLATFDDCPRRYRLAYLERPTPQRTGPWAHSTLGAVVHNALRALFDLPVLKRVPQRAVALVAEYWKDAGFESEEQAARYRARAKGWVAEYVEDNDVTHDPVGLERWVSAPVSPSPGERPSMIIEGRADRIDARDGALVIVDYKTGRRPPDEYEARASQALALYAVAAARTLRMPCTTVELHHLPTGTIAAAEHTPESLRRHLQRADETAGDLRLATDTLDAGGDADVLFPARPDRRCAWCDFRPSCEVGKEAAPQAQPWDLLAP; encoded by the coding sequence ATGGGGTTCGACTTCGGCGTCGCGCAACCGGTGCGGCTCACGAAGGTGTCGCCGGCGCGGCTGGCCACCTTCGACGACTGCCCGCGCCGGTACCGGCTCGCGTACCTCGAACGGCCGACCCCGCAGCGCACGGGGCCGTGGGCGCACAGCACGCTCGGCGCGGTGGTGCACAACGCGTTGCGGGCGTTGTTCGACCTGCCGGTGCTCAAGCGGGTGCCGCAGCGGGCGGTGGCGCTGGTGGCGGAGTACTGGAAGGACGCGGGCTTCGAGAGCGAAGAGCAGGCGGCGCGCTACCGGGCCCGCGCGAAGGGCTGGGTGGCGGAGTACGTCGAGGACAACGACGTCACGCACGACCCGGTCGGGCTCGAGCGCTGGGTGTCGGCGCCGGTCAGCCCATCGCCGGGGGAGCGGCCGTCGATGATCATCGAGGGTCGCGCGGACCGCATCGACGCCCGTGACGGCGCACTCGTCATCGTGGACTACAAGACGGGCCGGCGGCCGCCGGACGAGTACGAGGCCCGGGCTTCGCAGGCGTTGGCGCTGTACGCGGTGGCGGCGGCGCGAACGCTGCGGATGCCGTGCACGACGGTGGAGCTGCACCACCTCCCGACCGGCACGATCGCGGCGGCCGAGCACACGCCGGAGAGCCTGCGGAGGCACCTCCAACGCGCCGACGAGACCGCCGGAGACCTGAGACTGGCCACGGATACCCTGGACGCGGGCGGCGACGCGGACGTGCTGTTCCCGGCCCGCCCGGACCGCCGTTGCGCCTGGTGCGACTTCAGGCCGAGCTGCGAGGTGGGGAAGGAAGCGGCCCCGCAGGCACAGCCGTGGGACCTGCTCGCGCCCTGA
- a CDS encoding DEAD/DEAH box helicase encodes MQAGVEVEPEAPTFASFGVKPEIVKALGEAGIERTFAIQELTLPLAMAGDDLIGQARTGMGKTLGFGVPLLHRVQVPGDGTPQVLVVVPTRELCIQVANDLKGAGKHLGIRTLAIYGGRPYEPQIEALRKGIDVVIGTPGRLLDLAEQQHLVLGKVRGLVLDEADEMLDLGFLPDIERILRMVPDERQTMLFSATMPGPIITLARTFLRQPTHIRAEENDASAIHERTTQFVYRAHSMDKPEVVARILQAADRGLTMIFSRTKRTAQKVADDLVERGFAAAAVHGDLGQGAREQALRAFRSGKVDVLVATDVAARGIDIDDVTHVINYQCPDDEKTYVHRIGRTGRAGRTGVAVTLVDWDEMPRWKLISDTLGLDKPEPVETYSSSPHLYADLGIPEGTTGRLPLGKRTRAGLGAEVEEDLGGKRRGPRGRGKADDTPSEDAPRKRNRSPRKRTRGGARSAEAIEAADNAAATSSSEDAPASEGRTRARRRTRGTAPETTGPAVEKEAGENAERPARRRRRRRPAATSDTPASAD; translated from the coding sequence CTGCAGGCGGGCGTCGAGGTCGAGCCCGAAGCCCCGACCTTCGCGTCCTTCGGCGTCAAGCCGGAGATCGTCAAGGCCCTCGGCGAGGCCGGCATCGAGCGGACGTTCGCCATCCAGGAGCTCACGCTGCCCCTGGCCATGGCCGGCGACGACCTCATCGGCCAGGCCCGCACCGGCATGGGCAAGACGCTGGGCTTCGGCGTCCCGCTGCTGCACCGCGTGCAGGTCCCCGGCGACGGCACCCCGCAGGTGCTGGTCGTGGTGCCGACCCGCGAGCTGTGCATCCAGGTCGCGAACGACCTCAAGGGCGCCGGCAAGCACCTCGGCATCCGGACACTGGCCATCTACGGCGGCCGCCCGTACGAGCCGCAGATCGAGGCCCTGCGCAAGGGCATCGACGTCGTGATCGGCACCCCCGGCCGGCTGCTCGACCTGGCCGAGCAGCAGCACCTGGTGCTGGGCAAGGTCCGCGGCCTGGTCCTCGACGAGGCCGACGAGATGCTCGACCTGGGCTTCCTGCCCGACATCGAGCGCATCCTGCGGATGGTGCCGGACGAGCGGCAGACGATGCTGTTCTCGGCCACCATGCCCGGCCCGATCATCACGCTGGCCCGCACGTTCCTGCGGCAGCCGACGCACATCCGCGCCGAAGAGAACGACGCGAGCGCGATCCACGAGCGCACCACGCAGTTCGTCTACCGGGCGCACTCGATGGACAAGCCCGAGGTCGTCGCCCGGATCCTGCAGGCGGCCGACCGCGGGCTCACGATGATCTTCAGCCGCACCAAGCGCACCGCGCAGAAGGTGGCCGACGACCTGGTCGAGCGCGGCTTCGCGGCCGCCGCCGTGCACGGTGACCTGGGCCAGGGCGCCCGCGAACAGGCACTGCGCGCGTTCCGCTCCGGCAAGGTCGACGTGCTGGTCGCGACCGACGTCGCGGCCCGCGGCATCGACATCGACGACGTCACGCACGTCATCAACTACCAGTGCCCGGACGACGAGAAGACCTACGTCCACCGCATCGGCCGTACCGGCCGCGCGGGCCGGACCGGCGTCGCCGTCACCCTCGTCGACTGGGACGAGATGCCGCGCTGGAAGCTGATCTCGGACACCCTCGGCCTCGACAAGCCGGAGCCGGTGGAGACGTACTCGTCGTCGCCGCACCTGTACGCCGACCTGGGCATCCCCGAGGGCACGACGGGCCGGCTGCCGCTGGGCAAGCGCACCCGCGCCGGCCTCGGTGCCGAGGTGGAAGAGGACCTGGGCGGCAAGCGCCGCGGCCCGCGTGGCCGGGGCAAGGCCGACGACACGCCGTCGGAAGACGCGCCGCGCAAGCGCAACCGCAGCCCGCGCAAGCGGACCCGTGGTGGTGCGCGCTCGGCCGAGGCGATCGAGGCCGCGGACAACGCCGCCGCCACGTCTTCTTCGGAGGACGCGCCCGCCTCGGAGGGACGCACCCGGGCGCGTCGCCGCACCCGCGGCACGGCGCCGGAGACGACCGGTCCCGCGGTCGAGAAGGAAGCCGGCGAGAACGCCGAGCGGCCGGCTCGGCGGCGCCGCCGTCGCCGTCCCGCCGCGACGTCTGATACACCTGCGTCGGCAGACTGA
- a CDS encoding Rv3212 family protein produces MSDVEKTPEETPEYGSEDVLEDAPESTPPAPRVKARRSPWNRGRDRVIAALIAVVVVAVALVIGVTSDSAATDRTEAAAPPPLPAAPDKVPGSLAELWSAPSGATPVPVVAGDEVATADGGEVASRDPLTGQIRWHYTRDLPLCTMNETWGRLNAVYAKSLGCSEVTQLDPGTGRITAQRNGNAELGTRLVSDGSHVTTTGKKLLTTWRDDLVQSAEYGQVPALVNAGKQPRTGCTYGTVAAASGKVGVIERCPGDPADRLTVYKAAPEKDDEPSVAFSSVLAGKRARVIAMSGDLTAVVLPDRKLMVVYNGDGSQRAAYPLDVPASDLAADPAGGTEATTQTAQNMYWFSGSKVLALSRDDLSPRWTLSSASGPGILFAQQLVVPIKGGLAVLNENDGSTIRTVGVDRRGYAGVVRLGAAGPVLLEERGTTLTALK; encoded by the coding sequence GTGAGCGACGTCGAGAAGACGCCTGAAGAGACTCCTGAATACGGTTCCGAGGACGTGCTCGAGGACGCTCCCGAGAGCACTCCGCCCGCCCCGCGGGTCAAGGCGCGCCGGTCGCCTTGGAACCGCGGGCGGGACCGGGTGATCGCCGCGCTGATCGCGGTCGTCGTGGTCGCCGTCGCGCTGGTCATCGGCGTGACGAGCGACAGCGCGGCCACCGACCGGACGGAGGCGGCGGCACCCCCGCCGTTGCCCGCGGCGCCGGACAAGGTGCCGGGTTCGCTGGCCGAGCTGTGGAGCGCCCCCAGCGGCGCGACGCCGGTCCCGGTGGTGGCCGGCGACGAAGTGGCGACGGCGGACGGCGGCGAGGTCGCTTCCCGCGACCCGCTGACCGGGCAGATCCGCTGGCACTACACGCGTGACCTGCCGTTGTGCACGATGAACGAGACGTGGGGGCGGCTGAACGCCGTCTACGCCAAGTCGCTGGGGTGCAGCGAAGTCACGCAGCTCGACCCGGGCACCGGGCGGATCACGGCCCAGCGCAACGGCAACGCGGAGCTGGGCACGCGCCTGGTCAGCGACGGTTCGCACGTGACGACGACGGGCAAGAAGCTCCTGACGACCTGGCGCGACGACCTGGTGCAGAGCGCCGAATACGGCCAGGTCCCGGCGCTGGTCAACGCGGGCAAGCAGCCCCGCACCGGCTGCACGTACGGCACGGTCGCGGCGGCGTCGGGCAAGGTCGGCGTGATCGAGCGCTGCCCGGGCGACCCGGCGGACCGCTTGACGGTGTACAAGGCGGCCCCGGAGAAGGACGACGAGCCGTCGGTGGCGTTCAGCAGCGTGCTGGCGGGCAAGCGGGCGCGCGTGATCGCGATGTCCGGCGACCTGACGGCGGTGGTCCTGCCGGACCGGAAGCTCATGGTGGTCTACAACGGCGACGGTTCCCAGCGCGCGGCGTACCCGTTGGACGTGCCTGCTTCGGACCTGGCGGCGGACCCTGCCGGGGGTACCGAGGCGACGACCCAGACGGCGCAGAACATGTACTGGTTCAGCGGGTCGAAGGTGCTGGCCTTGTCGCGCGACGACCTTTCGCCGCGATGGACGTTGAGCAGCGCGTCCGGGCCGGGGATCTTGTTCGCGCAGCAGCTGGTGGTCCCGATCAAGGGCGGCTTGGCGGTGTTGAACGAGAACGACGGTTCGACGATCCGCACGGTCGGCGTGGATCGGCGCGGGTACGCCGGAGTGGTCCGCCTGGGCGCGGCAGGCCCGGTCCTGCTGGAAGAGCGCGGCACCACGCTGACCGCCCTGAAGTAA
- a CDS encoding IS110 family transposase has product MTKSSARDEVLYLRAAGVDVGKRFVMACVRTPDPRRAGRWLLETERFDTTAGAIRDLRDWLTEHAVEIVALEATSDYWRAVYYPLQDAGLNLMLVNPAHLRGIKGRKTDPSDAAFLARAAASGMVLASFVPDRAIRELRELTRRRTEIRADRGREIQRLEKELEDSGLKLTSVLTDVTGVSSRRILAALIDGERDPATLAELALSHARAKIPALTVALEGTFTDHHAFMCRHFLTQIDHLAELVTELDMRIADLMRDRDRDLNNLDTIPGIGRTAAEIIISETGGDMAPFATAAHLASWIGVCPGLNESAGVNKSGHTRHGNANLKRILGTAAMAAIKQKNSYYAVYYRRLAARRGRQRALVAVMHKLTIAIWHILTDKVTHHDLGADYFTRRDPQRTMHQIVKQANALGMTVRFDPIPA; this is encoded by the coding sequence ATGACAAAATCGTCGGCGCGGGACGAGGTGCTGTACCTGCGCGCTGCGGGTGTGGATGTCGGCAAACGGTTCGTGATGGCATGCGTACGCACCCCGGACCCGCGCCGGGCAGGCCGATGGCTGCTGGAGACCGAACGGTTCGACACCACCGCCGGGGCCATCCGGGACCTGCGTGACTGGCTGACCGAACACGCAGTCGAAATCGTTGCCCTGGAAGCCACCTCGGACTACTGGCGTGCGGTGTATTACCCGCTGCAGGACGCCGGGCTGAACCTGATGCTGGTCAACCCCGCCCACCTGCGCGGGATCAAGGGCCGCAAGACCGACCCATCGGATGCGGCGTTCCTGGCCCGCGCCGCCGCCTCGGGAATGGTGCTGGCCTCCTTCGTACCCGACCGCGCGATCCGCGAACTGCGGGAACTGACCCGCCGCCGCACCGAAATCCGCGCCGACCGCGGCCGCGAAATCCAACGACTGGAAAAAGAACTCGAGGACAGCGGCCTCAAACTGACCAGCGTCCTGACCGACGTCACCGGAGTCAGCTCGCGGCGGATCCTGGCCGCATTGATCGACGGCGAACGCGACCCCGCCACACTGGCCGAGCTGGCCCTCAGCCACGCCCGCGCCAAGATCCCCGCCCTCACCGTGGCGCTGGAGGGCACGTTCACCGACCACCACGCTTTCATGTGCCGGCACTTCCTCACCCAGATCGACCACCTCGCCGAACTGGTCACCGAACTGGACATGCGGATCGCCGACCTGATGCGCGACCGCGACCGGGACCTGAACAACCTCGACACCATCCCCGGCATCGGGCGCACCGCCGCCGAGATCATCATCAGCGAGACCGGTGGAGACATGGCCCCGTTCGCCACCGCCGCGCACCTGGCCTCCTGGATCGGCGTCTGCCCCGGCCTCAACGAATCGGCCGGGGTGAACAAATCCGGCCACACCCGCCACGGCAACGCCAACCTCAAACGCATCCTCGGTACCGCCGCCATGGCCGCGATCAAGCAAAAGAACTCCTACTACGCCGTCTACTACCGGCGCCTCGCCGCCCGCCGCGGCCGGCAACGAGCCCTGGTCGCCGTCATGCACAAACTCACCATCGCGATCTGGCACATCCTGACCGACAAGGTCACCCACCACGACCTGGGCGCCGACTACTTCACCCGCCGCGACCCCCAGCGCACCATGCACCAGATCGTCAAGCAGGCCAACGCCCTGGGCATGACCGTCCGCTTCGACCCGATCCCAGCCTGA
- a CDS encoding PHP domain-containing protein, with protein MRIDLHAHSTASDGTDSPAGLVAAAARAGLDVVAITDHDTTAGWAPATEAVPPGLTLVPGAELSTVSIDPETGRQISVHLLAYLFDPTSEPVVTEQTRLRVERRTRLRRMAERMAADGLPVDADEIFGLLPEDSPPGRPHLAQALVRAGLVKSVDEAFADYLSPRRGYYVARRDTPVEEAIAMIRAAGGVTVIAHPFAFSRGATISEDTLAELAAHGLTGVEADHPNHDAPTRARTRALAGELGLLVTGSSDYHGTNKTIALGECTTDPGQLEELVSRATGFQVVKG; from the coding sequence ATGCGCATCGACCTGCACGCCCATTCCACCGCTTCCGACGGCACCGACTCGCCGGCCGGGCTCGTCGCCGCGGCCGCGAGAGCCGGGCTCGACGTCGTCGCGATCACCGACCACGACACCACCGCGGGCTGGGCGCCCGCCACCGAAGCCGTGCCGCCGGGCCTGACCCTGGTCCCCGGCGCCGAGCTCTCCACGGTGTCGATCGACCCCGAAACCGGCCGCCAGATCAGCGTCCACCTGCTGGCTTACCTCTTCGACCCGACGTCCGAGCCCGTCGTCACCGAGCAGACCCGGCTGCGCGTCGAGCGCCGCACGCGGCTGCGCCGGATGGCCGAGCGGATGGCCGCCGACGGCCTGCCGGTCGACGCCGACGAGATCTTCGGCCTCCTGCCCGAGGACTCGCCGCCCGGGCGCCCGCACCTGGCCCAGGCGCTGGTCCGCGCCGGGCTGGTCAAGTCCGTCGACGAGGCCTTCGCCGACTACCTCAGCCCGCGCCGCGGCTACTACGTCGCCCGCCGTGACACGCCCGTCGAAGAAGCCATCGCCATGATCCGCGCGGCCGGCGGCGTCACGGTCATCGCGCACCCCTTCGCCTTCAGCCGCGGCGCCACGATCAGCGAGGACACCCTCGCCGAGCTGGCCGCGCACGGGCTCACCGGCGTCGAAGCCGACCACCCGAACCACGACGCGCCGACGCGGGCCCGCACCCGTGCGCTGGCGGGTGAGCTGGGCCTGCTCGTCACCGGGTCCAGCGACTACCACGGCACGAACAAGACGATCGCGCTCGGCGAGTGCACCACCGATCCCGGGCAGCTCGAAGAACTCGTTTCGCGTGCGACGGGGTTCCAGGTCGTGAAGGGCTGA
- a CDS encoding alpha-L-rhamnosidase-related protein — protein MKWLRAFLPVTVLVASGVVAAPADAAPSWQKYVVAPSSRDVRPVQVLSTTGDVANPDGLLGKGVTTFKRQAPPPKPAWPGGTTAAASSFHAPNNGGNGQPRTYDPGNAVDGNVDTFWNDDTIGAYPDVLTITSAAPVALPGVTVLSSVDGVPQDFTVEVLDGGAWRVAASVTGNTAVQRAVAFDRPVTTAQVRITVTKDQNTPSGEFSRVNEVWPGLVADPPVPVAVVDFAKVVAGYPKITFAGASANRPGVRLSFSETQQYLGERSDFTRSDFSGGPGSDQYAVPATPTVWRDTKGCAAGTQVCADGLHGFRYLRISLDALASDAPLAQPSGEVRISGVSLDFTPFLGTPDSYRGWFESSDADLNKYWYAASYTNELAMDTFRESDVDPRGAFSPSLDGKLVLHDGAKRDRDPYVGDVAVSGLTEYLTHQDGTAARNVLADLADHQRADGWIPPASINDYTLPLFDYPLWWVTSSWDYVLYTGDTAYVSSYYSNLVKALDAWYPSVTDSRGLLAKGLNGTSGYGDYAFLPRTGEVTYYNALYVRALQGAAGLARATGHASDADRWLARASGVAAAVNQYLWDPAAGAYLDSGTGAVRHGQDGNSQAIVAGIASPSQATSALARLAAGALPYGNPFMDNDTLVADGTKRVYAFTSFPELQARFRSGQPDSAIDQIKRMYGWMTSHDPGITAWEGIGDGGSQYEQGYTSAAHGWSTGVVPALTNELLGVSPTSPGFATWTVSPHTGSVAWARGAVPTPKGALSASWSQQGSVFSLTVTAPRGTSGSLVVPGGRLVLLDGRPLRAAGPLTVSGGTHTVLVVR, from the coding sequence ATGAAGTGGCTCAGAGCATTCCTGCCGGTCACGGTCCTGGTGGCGAGCGGTGTGGTGGCCGCGCCCGCGGACGCCGCGCCGAGCTGGCAGAAGTACGTCGTGGCGCCGTCGAGCCGCGACGTCCGGCCCGTGCAGGTGCTGTCCACGACCGGCGACGTCGCGAACCCGGACGGCCTGCTCGGGAAGGGCGTCACGACGTTCAAGCGGCAGGCGCCGCCGCCGAAGCCGGCGTGGCCGGGCGGGACGACGGCGGCCGCGTCGTCGTTCCACGCGCCCAACAACGGCGGGAACGGCCAGCCGCGGACGTACGACCCCGGCAACGCCGTCGACGGCAACGTGGACACGTTCTGGAACGACGACACCATCGGCGCCTACCCGGACGTCCTGACGATCACCTCGGCCGCGCCGGTCGCGCTCCCCGGCGTCACCGTCCTGTCCAGTGTGGACGGTGTGCCACAGGACTTCACGGTCGAGGTGCTCGACGGCGGCGCGTGGCGGGTGGCGGCGTCCGTCACCGGCAACACCGCGGTTCAGCGCGCGGTCGCGTTCGACCGGCCGGTGACCACCGCGCAGGTCCGGATCACCGTCACGAAGGACCAGAACACCCCGTCGGGCGAGTTCAGCCGTGTGAACGAGGTCTGGCCGGGCCTGGTCGCCGACCCGCCGGTGCCGGTCGCGGTGGTCGACTTCGCCAAGGTCGTCGCGGGATACCCGAAGATCACCTTCGCGGGCGCGTCGGCGAACCGGCCGGGCGTCCGGCTGTCGTTCTCGGAAACCCAGCAGTACCTGGGCGAACGCTCCGACTTCACCCGCTCGGACTTCTCGGGCGGCCCGGGCAGCGACCAGTACGCCGTGCCGGCGACACCGACGGTCTGGCGCGACACGAAGGGCTGCGCCGCCGGGACGCAGGTGTGCGCGGACGGCCTGCACGGCTTCCGCTACCTGCGGATCAGCCTCGACGCGCTGGCGTCGGACGCGCCGCTCGCACAGCCGTCCGGCGAGGTGCGGATCAGCGGCGTCTCGCTCGACTTCACGCCGTTCCTCGGCACGCCGGACAGCTACCGCGGCTGGTTCGAGTCGTCGGACGCCGACCTGAACAAGTACTGGTACGCGGCGTCGTACACCAACGAGCTGGCCATGGACACGTTCCGCGAGTCCGATGTGGACCCGCGCGGCGCGTTTTCGCCGTCACTGGACGGGAAGCTGGTGCTGCACGACGGCGCGAAGCGCGACCGGGACCCGTACGTCGGCGACGTCGCGGTGTCCGGGCTGACCGAGTACCTGACCCACCAGGACGGCACGGCGGCGCGCAACGTGCTCGCCGACCTGGCCGACCACCAGCGCGCGGACGGCTGGATCCCGCCCGCGTCGATCAACGACTACACGCTGCCGCTGTTCGACTATCCGCTCTGGTGGGTGACGTCGAGCTGGGACTACGTGCTCTACACGGGCGACACCGCGTACGTGTCTTCGTACTACTCGAACCTCGTGAAGGCGCTCGACGCGTGGTATCCGTCGGTCACCGATTCGCGCGGGTTGCTCGCGAAGGGCCTCAACGGCACCAGCGGCTACGGCGACTACGCGTTCCTGCCGCGTACAGGCGAAGTGACGTACTACAACGCGTTGTACGTCCGGGCGCTTCAGGGCGCGGCGGGCCTGGCGCGTGCGACGGGGCACGCTTCCGACGCGGATCGCTGGCTCGCGCGGGCTTCCGGCGTCGCGGCGGCGGTGAACCAGTATCTGTGGGACCCGGCAGCCGGGGCGTACCTCGACTCGGGGACGGGCGCGGTGCGGCACGGCCAGGACGGCAACAGCCAGGCGATCGTGGCGGGGATCGCCTCGCCGTCGCAGGCGACTTCGGCGTTGGCGCGGCTCGCCGCCGGGGCGTTGCCGTACGGGAATCCCTTCATGGACAACGACACTCTCGTCGCCGACGGGACGAAGCGCGTGTACGCGTTCACGTCGTTCCCTGAGCTGCAGGCGCGGTTCCGGAGCGGGCAGCCGGACTCGGCGATCGACCAGATCAAGCGGATGTACGGCTGGATGACCAGCCACGACCCGGGTATCACGGCGTGGGAGGGCATCGGCGACGGCGGTTCGCAGTACGAGCAGGGGTACACCTCGGCTGCGCACGGCTGGTCGACCGGCGTCGTGCCGGCGTTGACGAACGAGTTGTTGGGCGTCTCGCCGACTTCGCCGGGCTTCGCGACGTGGACGGTTTCGCCGCACACGGGTTCTGTCGCCTGGGCACGGGGAGCGGTACCGACGCCGAAGGGTGCGTTGTCGGCTTCGTGGTCTCAGCAGGGTTCGGTGTTCTCGCTGACGGTCACGGCCCCGCGGGGGACGTCCGGTTCGCTGGTGGTTCCCGGTGGTCGGCTGGTCCTGCTGGACGGGCGCCCGCTCCGCGCGGCGGGTCCGTTGACCGTCTCCGGCGGCACGCACACGGTCCTGGTGGTGCGGTAG
- a CDS encoding PH domain-containing protein, with the protein MFAPRDPDEYLLDTERRVIRIRRHWAVLLWDTFEAAALLAVCVLVSYLLPPALYIGQNILWYVALLVVLRFAYQVMEWWVERLVVTDKRFVMTTGVFTTKVLMMPISKVTDLSYVRTATGRMMGYGTMVVESAGQIQALNRIDYLPRPEEFYDTISELVFGDKQKQAERFSMIKAQRAARGKKPVG; encoded by the coding sequence ATGTTCGCGCCACGCGACCCCGACGAGTACCTCCTCGACACCGAGCGGCGGGTCATCCGGATCCGCCGCCACTGGGCGGTGCTGCTGTGGGACACCTTCGAAGCGGCCGCGCTGCTGGCCGTCTGCGTCCTGGTGTCCTACCTGCTGCCACCGGCGCTGTACATCGGCCAGAACATCCTCTGGTACGTCGCGCTGCTCGTCGTGCTGCGCTTCGCCTACCAGGTGATGGAGTGGTGGGTCGAGCGCCTGGTGGTCACCGACAAGCGGTTCGTGATGACCACCGGCGTCTTCACCACCAAGGTGCTGATGATGCCGATCAGCAAGGTCACCGACCTCAGCTACGTGCGCACCGCCACCGGCCGCATGATGGGCTACGGCACGATGGTCGTCGAGTCGGCCGGTCAGATCCAGGCGCTGAACCGGATCGACTACCTCCCGCGGCCCGAAGAGTTCTACGACACGATCTCGGAGCTCGTCTTCGGCGACAAGCAGAAGCAGGCCGAGCGCTTCTCGATGATCAAGGCCCAACGAGCGGCGCGGGGGAAGAAGCCGGTCGGCTGA
- a CDS encoding MarC family protein, giving the protein MAIADFFDARLFMSATITLVVIMDPPGTVPVFLSLVGRKPVATRARAARQAVLVSLLVISLFAVAGQAILAYLGIGIPALQGAGGLLLLLISLQLLTGNGHEPEAAAEDVNIALVPLGTPLLAGPGAIAATIVFVRQADGHLGAYIALALAIVTTHFVIYICMRYSGVVIRLIKESGITLLAKVAGLLLAAIAVELVANSVRGFIAGGN; this is encoded by the coding sequence ATGGCGATCGCCGACTTCTTCGACGCGAGGCTCTTCATGAGCGCGACGATCACCCTGGTCGTCATCATGGATCCGCCCGGCACGGTGCCGGTGTTCCTCAGCCTCGTCGGCCGCAAGCCGGTGGCGACGCGGGCGCGCGCCGCCCGGCAGGCCGTCCTGGTGTCGCTGCTGGTCATCAGCCTGTTCGCGGTCGCCGGCCAGGCGATCCTGGCCTACCTCGGCATCGGCATCCCCGCGCTGCAGGGCGCGGGCGGGCTGTTGCTCCTGCTCATCTCGCTGCAGCTGCTGACCGGCAACGGGCACGAGCCGGAGGCGGCGGCGGAAGACGTCAACATCGCGCTCGTCCCGCTCGGCACGCCGCTGCTGGCCGGCCCCGGCGCGATCGCCGCGACCATCGTGTTCGTCCGCCAGGCCGACGGCCACCTCGGCGCGTACATCGCCCTGGCGCTGGCGATCGTCACGACGCACTTCGTGATCTACATCTGCATGCGCTACTCCGGCGTCGTCATCCGGCTGATCAAGGAAAGCGGCATCACGCTGCTGGCCAAGGTGGCCGGCCTGCTGCTCGCGGCCATCGCCGTCGAGCTCGTCGCGAACTCCGTGCGCGGCTTCATCGCCGGCGGGAACTGA
- a CDS encoding NUDIX hydrolase, translating into MDGRTSTTIRCVGGIAFDSYGRLLLIRRANDPGSGQWSLPGGRVEPGETDKEAVIRELREETGLDVIPGTLVGSVIRGPYAIFDYRCEVAGGVLTAGDDASDARWSDAADLSALEAAGSLVELLYVTLRDWKALPKA; encoded by the coding sequence ATGGACGGCCGCACCAGCACCACGATCCGCTGCGTAGGCGGCATCGCGTTCGACTCGTACGGCCGATTGCTGCTGATCCGGCGGGCCAATGATCCCGGTTCGGGGCAATGGTCGCTGCCGGGTGGCCGAGTCGAACCGGGCGAAACGGACAAGGAAGCGGTGATACGGGAGCTGCGAGAGGAAACCGGACTCGACGTGATTCCCGGCACACTGGTGGGGTCGGTGATCAGGGGGCCGTACGCGATCTTCGACTACCGGTGCGAAGTGGCCGGCGGAGTTCTCACGGCGGGTGACGACGCCTCGGACGCTCGTTGGTCCGATGCGGCAGACCTGTCGGCCCTGGAGGCGGCCGGATCGCTGGTGGAGCTCCTCTACGTGACGCTGCGTGACTGGAAGGCGTTGCCGAAGGCTTGA